TCAAAACTGTTATTGAACCTGCTTTCCGTGAAATGCTTATTTCGGGTCGCCTGAAATCTGACGTCAGAGGTCAAGTTACTTGTATTATTGCTGATGGAATTTTAGGCTTCACCATAGATGTTGCTGAAGAATTAAAGATACCCTCCATCTGTTTCCGCACTGTTAGTGCTTGCTGCGTGTGGATTTATTTCTGTTTGCCAAAACTTGTCGAAAATAACGACTTCCCATTCACAGGTATGTGTATCACTTCAAGATGCTTTCAATGGTTCATTTAAATGTGTGCCAAGTGTTCTTGATTCATTTAAACATATGAACTGCAGATGAAGAGCTTGATCGGATTGTAACAAGCGTGCCAGAAATGGAAGGGTTTCTACGATGTAGAGATCTGCCGAGTTTCTGCAGAACTAAAGAACTCGATGATCCTGCTTTAGAGTTTGTCAAGACAGAAACTTTCAATTCAACTAGATCCACAGCTCAAATACTCAACACATTCGATGACATTGAAGCACCGATTATCTCGCAGCTGAGATCTTACTGGCCAAATCTTTATACAATTGGACCTCTCCATGCTCTCTTGAAAACAGTGAGGGGAGATTCTTCATCTGCAAAAGTATCTTCAAATGGTTTATGGAAGGAGGACAGAAGTTGCATGTGTTGGCTCGATCTGCAACCTTTGAAGTCCGTTGTGTACGTAAGTTTTGGTAGTCTAACGACGGTAAGTCGAGAACAGTGGTTGGAGTTTTGGTATGGGCTAGTCAATAGCGGACGGAGATTTTTGTGGGTTAGACGACCAGACTCCTTTGTTcaacaaaatgaagaagattGTCAGATACCGGTCGAGCTGACAGAAGGTACTAGACAGAGAGGTTACATGGTTGAATGGGCACCGCAGGAGGAGGTACTGCTCCACCCGGCAGTAGGCGGATTTCTAACACACAGTGGATGGAATTCAACACTGGAAAGTATGGTTGCTGGAGTTCCAATGATATGTTGGCCACATTTTGCTGATCAGCCGATTAATAGCAGGTATGTAAGTGAGGTGTGGAAGATTGGAATGGACATGAAAGATACATGTAGCAGAACAATTGTGGAGAAGCTAGTTAGGGATATGATGGATGATAGGAAAGAGGAATTGATGGCTACGACTGGTAATGTGTCGGAGCAGGCGAGGAGGAGTATTTCTGAAGGTGGATCCTCTTATCGCAACTTTGAAGCATTACTGGAATTCCTGAGAACAACCTTAAATGTGGGTTCCTGAACCCAAAAACACTTGTGGCAAACAAAAATTAGAGTTAAAATGCAATCCAAAATGGCATTTGTTTTTGGCACTCGTTTAGGACCCACCATATTTGTCCGTGTTTGtgtttttttatttgttattttggtaGTCTTACCCATCGACTCGGGATGGGAATCAATCCAACAATATAGGGAACGATTGTACCGTGATTGaatcaaataataaaatttattatttgAACAATGTTATCAAAAATCCTAAATGAAGGTTTTTGACTTCTTTTATTAAAGTGGAATGTTATAAATACGCTATATTTTTGTTGactttgcatatatatatatatattccgagggataaaaaatataaattttttttggagtcaacttgaaaaAGTTGATTCCACTTTTTTGAAGCAATTCATATAAAGTTGTGTCtatttttggaagcaacttgtgtTAATTGTGTCCACCTTTGAAAACAACTTGTGCTGGTTGCTTCCGTTTTTCAGAAAATAAAGATATATTTAAAAACTAAATAAGGATATATTTTAAGATACGGATTTTGAGGAGTATTTAGATAATATTCCCATTATTAAACTTGGCTCATTTCGCTACAACTGCTAGGATTATTTATACCGACATGTATCAGGTTGGTATGTATTGACATCCTGCAAATGATGCAACCTTATCAAGAAATACTCCTCCTCATAAAATTTTAGCTGCTAGATACCGAAATACAATCTTCATACAAGGAAAAAGTATTGGTGCAGCCCACATTAAGAATATGCTTGCGATTTTCGTACTAATTTGGCAAATTGACGAGACACGGAAATTTATGACTTAAGCAAATATCTGCAGCATTCTAAAAGGTCATGAGCTTGTGTGGAAGACAAAGGTGAAACTAGGACAAACAAATATGTGCcattaaatttataaaataataaagatattACATCCAACAGTCAACCAAGATTGCCGGCTTATAATTATAAATAATCAGGGTTTGCATCCTCTTGTAGATAATCAAAGCTACTTATCTCCTCAAAGTTAACCGACTTTTTTTATGTTCTTCCCCTAATTCTTTTAGAGAAACTAAGGTGTTCTTGTGAGGGGATATTTGGAAAACACAATTATTAAATTTGACTAGACTTTCAAAGGTTGAGGTTTTTGTGTTGTAAATTTTGAGATAGTAATGACTGTAAGTTAAAACTCCACCGCTCTTCGTAACGGTTAATaatttatggtttttgttaacttgtatacccgtatacatgttaaggtttaataaagaattattttattcttTGGAAATGGtgtttttttgtcttattctacTAGAAATTGGTTTTTCTTGCACTAAAAACAATAATTTTTGTTCCCAATGCAAAGAATTACTGTTTTCaatgcaataaaacaaacaaatcttatttccaatgcaagaaattgttgttgtactaaaccttaacatgtatacgggtgtacaagttaacaagacccataatttattatcGATATCATTAACCCTAGACATCTTACTTCAACCCAATGCCTGATGTTCCTCTCCCTCTTTCATTTCATGATTACCGTTCCTCCTTTTCAATAATTGACCATGTACCAAACCATACAATAAAAGCCAAAACCCCATCTACGACCCCTAACCTAACAGAAGACCCACCATAACCAGTAATTCCTGGTGGTGAAACATGTTCCAGAAACTTTTCCAGAGCCAAATCGAATGTGATTTTGGATTTTATGTCCAACCAATAAATAGCTCCATTGGAAAAGATACCTGGTCCCAAATAAAATAAGTTAACTGACCGAGCATCGAAATTTCCAAGGTCTCGCAATCCGTTTCTACTGCCTAGGGTATATATGTGGATCTTTACATTGGCATTCATCCTATACATTCTTAAAACTTTGTACTCATTGGTCGCGGAAACATAACCAAAGTGCCTCCTCTCCCAATTATTTTCTTCCGTATCACCACAATCTCTCTTCATTTCTGGAAGCATTAAATATTCTCTATTGATGGGTTATAGATACAAACAGATGGGTCATGAGAAAGACAAATTAACCCGTTACATGAACCAACAAAACTAGTACCCAAAAAGCAGAAGCTAAATTaacccttctaactctcagaatgGGTGTTGAATTATGATTCTCATTGTATTCAAAATAGAGAAATTTATCATTACCGTATGTAGAAATaagaaaacccaacttaccaGAATCATCAATGGTAGAAGGAAGATCACTGAGATGATGTAAGTGCTTTTTCGAGAATGATGGATGATGAACAAGATAGTTCCAAGTTTTTGATACTAACTTGCAAGTCTTCGAGTTAAAATATTTATTATAATCTCTACTGGGAGACCGTTGAAATACTCCATTGAAACCCCTTCGATGGAAACCACTCTGGGAATATAGAGAGAATAAGAGATCTATTTATTAAGGTAACTAGTTTTGCACCCGTGCGATGCACGTAACTGTTCCTCtcttatgagttattgatatgtGGTTTAATTAATTTCATTAGAATGGGACAATATTGTTAAAGAAATAATGAAGTTCACAACCCTAAAAATCAATGACAAATTCAACAAACTAATAAAAAACTAGAGCAATAGAAAAAATTTATAAATAATTTGTTGGTTTGTAGTGCAACATCTTCAATTCCCATAGTACTTATTCCAAGTTGATCGATTGATTTGAAGTTATTTCATTTCACTTTCTCCATATTTAATTACTCTTTAAGTTTCTGGAGCTtatataattttgtttttctatacATAATCTTGCCTCTCTCTTTCCACCTAGTCATATATGCCTTTACTTCATCGGCAGACCCGTCATCGGGATTCCATATATCATATTCTCTAAAAAGTCTCGTCCAACCGCTTTATCTTATATAAATTCCTCAATCTCGATTACATTGGTATTGCATCGAGGTAAAATATATATTGAGCAGTGATGTTTTTGATAGTGTAGTTGtctctttttaatttagtttttctctatataaaccTAAAATTAACTTTTACATGGAAATCATCAAACTTAGAATCAATTAGAATTTAAATGACATAGAGATAATAGAATGAAATACAAAGAGGGAACAACATATATAGAGACATTTATAAGCAATTAACTGGAATGTGCATCGAAAAATCTTAAAAATTAAGTAAAGTTAAATTCATAAAATGATATATTTTCACCGTCTTTAGTTACCACAGTGGCGTGTTTGACTCttagtttcctgttgaaaaccGAAAGATGAAAATTTATCATGACTTTTATATTTTGCTCCCGTAAGTTTTCCTTGTCATTTTATTGTGACATCTTTAGATTATCACATGTATCATGTATGTATTATCCCTTTTAATTGTTCGTTGATTAGTTATTTCCAAAAAAGCTAAATAAGTTATGAAAACATAATAGTCACCCACTCACATTTTTGTGGAGTAAAATTATATTGATTGTTTGAAAATTGGAACGATTCATTAGATTTTGTTGATCACCCAAAAGTTTAGTGTATATCATAAATGATAATTCAAATGAGGGAGAAAATCCAGAGCTTATCACCAACTGAAATAAAAGAGCGGACCCAACTTTTGCACGTATCAATCCCAATGCTAAGTACGTGGACATGGACCATCAGACTGCTTTTTTGGATCTTTTTCAGTGAAAAACACGATAAGTTTAACAGGTCCCTTAGTATATAATCTTATGGAAAAGTGACTCTTCGTTCATATAGTCGGAAGCCATCTGTTTTACGTATGGCTATAAATATTCTTTACCATGTGGCACGTTCGACACATTCTTCCTGATGTTTCCACTATATGTGTAATGACAGCTTGGTATGTTTAATACAATTCTTTCTTGGGAAGTATTTTTTTACTATAAAAAATGGCATCTAATATTATCTCCCCCTTCTTTAATGACATTAATATTTTGTTGTTAATATTAGATGCCTTTCCTTCTTGGTTTTGATCTGGAGCGGTGGAGTGGGTCCCCTGTGTGGTAAATTAATATTAACATGATCAAGAAGGACAAGCCATGCTAGAGACTAAGATTTTCATCTTTTATCTTGCTACCAAACTGGGTAGTTAAATAAAACAACCACAAAAGTAAATGAGATATTAAGATGATCAACATAATGTCCACGTCGTTTTCATCattcaatcaaattaaatcactgcGAATTCACCAAAATCAAACAAATGAATACAAAAACCAAGAAGTTTATGGAATTTGAGTCGAAGAACACGAAATGCTGGAATTACGCTGAaactttcaagtttttcattatcGAAAAAATATGTTAGGaagctgataaaaaaaaaaaacaaatatgttAAGAAAGATGAATCTATAATTCAAAAGAATAAAGATCAAAGTATTGTTTGTAAGGCAAGATTTAGGAATGAACATAAAAGCACCATAAGATGATGGTCGTCTTGccgattaaaaaaaaagatgatggtCTTCTTAATGAaaatccaccaaataaccaaactaagGGGAAGTagaatattaaaaagaaaaaactgtGTCGAGGAGAGCCTTTGGTCTAGCAAACTCCCTTACGGGGTACATGTACTGACTAAGCTAGCAATTCATACCACCAAGTACCAACTGCAAACAACCAcaaataagtctatcaaaatatgAGTGCgttaagaaaatttcagtgcttcaTATAGAAGCCAAAAATAATCATATAGATCATTTTGGAATATGTAATTCATATGATAATTACCATTCTAATAACAGTGAacatacaaaagaaaataaaaaactaatataATAAATGAAAGTTAAAGTAATGGTTGGGAAAATTGCAAACCAAAGACACCAGATAGCTCATACAATCCCCTTACACATAAGTCCACCAGCTTGAagcaaaaaaaattcttcctttTTCACCTTACGAAACAACACCagcaagagaaaaataaaaatctaaaccatCAAGACAATATCAAACAACTTATCAAGTAAGTGGATCCACAGATGCTGAACACCGGTAATAATCAGACATCACACAGTTATGGTATAAGAAACCAAGATAAGTTATAGTGCGTACCTCTTTCTCACTTTAGTGACTACCTCTTTAATTGTAATTGTTTTTTTGGATCCTATTTCTCCACTGCTTTGAGcaaggttcgaaaaacgggtcacggcccaggtcacaggtactaggcgtgaccgttataacgtgttttgacgggtgtgagcatgTTTTGGGTAaaaaacgcgttatataggaataaaacgcgtttttttgacgtttttttaaaataacgggtgtgataacggttaaataagaaaaataaataatttgtgatctgaatttcctatgtaacggtaattacagctgtgaatacggttacaacgggtctaaataacgttgttactacgttttttcattttttttggtttaatttatttatttatttgtttatgggtttttaacatacaaatttatggatatctagtaaaattcacaaccctaagtctatgacttataacaatgcattgtagttatcgtctaccgacaatatttatacacgcatactatcactatccacttgatatgttcaagttgtcactcgaatagttcaatgcattccccaatatttcaataatgcatattcggattcaaaagcagtcaaaactttgttgtcaaataatactcctaggctcttagctacttgctacaagactaaccaacaaggaatgcaacaggaagagagtcagagactagctagagaaaaagagagtgagagagggaagtcagggagtcgatttatctttttcttttgcatttggaggtgtgtatagtatatgctacatgtggtctgtactttagagttcagactcaaaagttaaagaaataaaacaaaaaaaagaaagtcaaaagagtagttggtttcatgatcaaagacatagctagcctgtgcttatatacgcatgcaacgagattccaaatgtttcaagaatatttcaatttgctagctattatgtcttcttgcccaaaggaatgctttaaaactcgaaataattttattgtaggtgtgattaaccgacgatggaaagatcaattgagttctcctcttcatgctgcagcgcattttctgaatccatattatatctacaacccagcagccaatctcatcaacaatgaaatttctcagccccaaatttgtctcagtgaagttatatcaaaaatgattagtacccctcaagaacaagcgacatgcatgctagaggtgtgaatttttattaacaattaatttcgtaattatatgaatttctatttgcagtttttgatatttttaggcgggaagaatgcaaatgatgcaaggccaatttgcatcaccatcagcaagattggctgctctgcaaggtgatcctgtaagctGGTGGTTGTCATACGATGCTCAGTTTTCATCACTCCAGAGGATCGCGGTAAAGATACTGagccagacaaacacatcgtctggatccgagaggaattggagtgtgtttgaaagaattcacaccaaactacgcaaccgtttagtttcgtcaagaataaacgatttggtatatgttcagtacaatttaagattggagcagcaaagagttcaaggtaaagcaaagcgacataacatcgatgtccacgatgttcataacctgctgacagatgaaaatatgcttgattggatagcaggggatgatgaaacaccagttttacctcaggaagaacattggttaaatgaattggaagaggaagcagctaataatccagagcctctccctccaccatacgaatgacatgatccagaagttgaaatctcatatcaaaggttgccagtgagtaactttgtttatgactttggtaacctaacatttggagacaatacacaaggtcatgaaaatgaaaatcccatatacaattctcattacactgaagatcgtccagaagaagatacccgaggaattaatgaagagtataattccaatattaatatcaataatgaagtagataatcgtaatgataatgaggaagaagactatggttatgaagatgacgatactgttaactacgacaaccaaatgcattacgcgaaccaatatgaggcggaggaagaggaggaggaatcaactgagaatcgtcgagaaaacagaaaatacttgaataagtcgaaaaaaaatgccggtacaagttggtttgtctaagtttaaaatttcaagcactactgtcactaggttacttattgtaagtttataaaatttgaagtgtttaatgattatttatgaaattttagttgtaagcttgaaattaaaaattgtataagaatttctccaactcaaattttttttccttaaaaacgggtttaaccggtatgaaaacggaaaatacggtgtaaaaaacgtgtgttaaaatgttatttagaagaaaaaaactgaaatattaattttagaaaaacggtaatcacaggtgtgaaaacggttataacgggtctaaataacgccattttttcccatttatcggtgttatttaggtaagcgtgttggtgagcctcacgggaacggtatatgggcgtgagtgttataacggacgtttttcggaaaaaacggccgtttttcaaaccttgactTTGAGTGCAGGAGGGTTAACACTTTTTGGTCGTCCAAAATATAGAAAAACATCCTCGTATAAGAAACATGATCAATTAAGCTGATATGGAGATTTACACTGATGAGTGACACATGCTCTTAAGCGACATGAAGCTTTCCGGACATGATTTCTAGCAGCTATACCAATAAAAACTtacaaaaattaattaatcaacaACAATATAACATAGAAATGAGAAAATAAACAAAGGAAAATCGCGACCACAATCAGTAACTAAATTGAGCAAACAATATTAACACGATCAGTGATATTTACGGTATAAACACGATCAGCAACAAAAGTGAACAAAGCATATTCACATGGGTTGAATTATACCTTGATATTGCTTACGCATGCTCATTAAAACAGCTACCGCGGGTGCATGATCGATACCTGCGAAACGAACAACGAAAGTAGATCACTCAAAAAATAAACCCaatcacaagaaaagaaaaaaaactaaaaaaacccTAGAAGGAAACAAAAACAGCTACCGCGGGTGCATGATCGATACCTGCGAAACGTACAGTGAAAGCAGATCACACAAAAAATAAGCCCaatcacaagaaaaaaaaataaaaaactcaagAAACCCTAGAAGGAAACAATTTGGCTCAATACATAAAAATCCAAGCAATAGGGTTTTGCCGATTTGGCATTTGCATGAATGTTTTATATATACACTAAATCCACAAATTTCATAAAAGAACATACTTTATTATGGTAATAATATCAATCAATATCTCAAAAAATCtgttgtttttatttctttttgtataGGCATATTTATTTTTGTCCAAAAAATGTTATGTATTTATTCACACGATCTATGAATAAAATTAATACTTAATCTTTATGGAATTAGGAATATGCAGTATTAAatattgaaaatataaaattaagcataACAAATCCTATTTTGGATATTTTGtttaagaaaatataaaataatattttctgGCCAATGTAACTATGTTTGGAGTCAAAATCAAACTAAATTTTTTCTATTTCACAAAGAAAACCTCGAAAACCCTTAATTATGGAATGAAGAATATTAAGAACTCATTCTTGTTTGTCGCCTATTCTTTTCTTTATGCTTCTTAATGTTCTTTTCAAATCTCTCCGATTTTGTACTTACGATCTTATACTTTGACTATTGAACAGgatttataatttatttattagcAAAAGAGGAAGAATCGATCCTTTAGCAAATAGGTatttttgtttccaacaattctAAATTGATTTAAGATTTTTAAGACTGTAATGAAACTTTAAAccgatcattttttttcttcaatttgatCTAAATTGTAATTGATAGGGTTAATTTATTATTAGAAGATTGGAAATGTAACTAAAATTAGTTTAGTTATATAAAGTGCAACGAACATTGTACACTGGGTTATCTTTTATAACttttttttatccatataaattttttttcctGATGAAATCTTGATGATCAACGAATATTTTGATGTGCTTTTATTTGTGGAAAATTATTTTAATTCTTGGATTGATTTGTTGATATATTTATGGCAATACTATGaaattttatactccctccgttttttttaataggccagtttctataaataaaagtttcaaaaaaataggccagtttcttaattgggaaagtcaaatgttattttaattttttgggaccacttttctcttaacttcttttggtgacaagtgtcatgtggaccacttcactttacttcttttgctaacaagtgtcacggGGACcacttcacttcacttcttttattgacaagtgtcatgaggaccactttcaatgattagttctcttaatttccttaaatttcgctaaaaacaaaaccggcctattaaaaaagaacggagggagtaagatTTAGTTGTTTTAGGtagtttttttattctatttGATTGGCCGAAATTTGTTGCGTTACCAAAAAAATATGATGGGggcagaatcaaccagaagctccggttaaccacgtggctcgaaaaaactctgtttttatatagagaatatgTAATCAGAAGAATGTCAGCTTCCCAGGTTTGCTGCAGTTTTGGGCACCGATGGATAGAAATCTGAAGACACCCACTATAAAATTACCAGCACCACATATGAGTGTCTCTGTATAAAGAACAAGGGTGTCCAAGTAACTTGATCGACTCCTCCTGTATAAAATTGCTCTTTCACCCAAATGAATCCTAGGTTCCCATTTTAGTGCCAGCCGCTGATTACCtcataccaccaccaccaccacaaccaccgccACCCCTGAAATTAAATTTGCTTCCGACTCACTTTCGAATGCTCCCAGGGCACACTCTCTCCTGCTTTCAAAGAAAATGAATTTGGGTCAAAGATTATTACAGGTTAATGCAAGAACTATCTCCAATTTTTATTATCATCAATCATTTCTTCAGCATAAttgttatgaaatatttttgagatattaTTATTATGGTTCTGGTGGTCATAATAATCGAGTTACACAACTTGAGAATTTTATGATGGATGAGTGTAAATCTGGTAAGATTAAGAAGCTTGATGATGGTTTGAAATACTTTGATTAGTTGATTCTGGAAAGGCCATTACCATCGAATGGCACATTCTGTCATGTATTAAGTTCATTGTAGAAGATTAGGTGTTATTCAGATGTCATTATGTTGTATAAGAAGATGAATTTGCTTGGAGTAAAACCCGATATTTccacattcaacattttgattAACTGTTGTTGTAAACTAGTCCAAGTGAATCACGGGTTCTGTTTGCTTGGAGAGATTATTAAGAGAGGTCATCAGCCTAATGTTATCACTTTCACTACATTGATTAATGGGTTGTGTGTTCAAGAAAAGATTGACTTTGCATTCAAGGTGTTCGAGAAAATGATCGAGACAGGTGTTCTACCTAACTCCTTCACATGTAATACTCTATACACGGGCTTTGCAGAACTGGTAAAGTGGATCTTGCTCTTCACCTAAAAAACAAGATGGTGAAATGGAACTGCAGACCTAATGCTGTTTCATATTGTGTGATTATAGATACTCTTTGTAAAGGAGGTTTAGTTGATAAAGCTTTAGTTCTTTACTTCTTTTCTCTGAAATGCGTAGAGATTTAGATGTTGTTCCTAACGTAGTTGTTTACATTTCTTTGATCAATGGGCTTTCTAGTTCAGGTCGCTTGAATGAGGCCAAGAGATTCCTTGAAGAGATGGGCAATAGAGTAATCTCTGCAGATGTAAAGACTTATAATACTATCATTCATGGTTACTGCTTACATGGTCAATGGAAAGAAGCGAGAAGATATTTTGATCAAATGATGTAGGGATTATATGGCTAAGGGTTTGAACAATATCCATATAATCTGAAGAATAAAGATAGATGAACATGTCTTGGCCATGGGTTGCAGCGTTAAgtagttaatctttttaaaaaatGACAGCGGAAGATAAACGACTTGATTCAATGGCAGACTGCAAATTTCAGGGTATTACTGTGTTCAttttaaaatttcaaaatttattGCAATACTACAACTTCGGCCCTCTTGGCAGTTAATCTTGGATATTAAGGATGATGTTCTTTCGTTTTTGATCGCACAGGCACTGAAATCAACTTAAAAATGGGGTACAGCGAAGAGGGCGGAGAGGGAGCTTTATCTGGTAGAAATGATCAGGAAATTGTCACATGCTGTTTTTCCTGGTCGAACAAGGTTGGATGTCAACTATGGTGTACGAGCAATGATGTTGGTGGTGATGAAAGTGAAATCTCTACTACAATGTTCATGTCTAGACACACTTCATTTTCCAACCCAGCTATGCCAGTAAAGCCTGATCGCAGTACAATGACATTCAGGATTGTTTGAATCACAATAAAGTGTCTCTACTGGGTGTGGAGGAAGGTGAGAATCTGACAAGTTTGATTGAAGTAGCTGGAATCTCAAATGATAATTGGAAGTACCAGATCCAGAAGAGTTGCACTACACTCAGTTCTTCGATTTTTTGTGGATAAAAAGCACAGTT
This is a stretch of genomic DNA from Papaver somniferum cultivar HN1 chromosome 1, ASM357369v1, whole genome shotgun sequence. It encodes these proteins:
- the LOC113277253 gene encoding 7-deoxyloganetic acid glucosyltransferase-like, which produces MEQIKPTVPHVVIFPYPAQGHMNSMLKLAELLCLSGIHVTFINTEFNQSRLLRCTDAKSRFGCFPGFRFETISDGLPDDHPREVGFLKLNDMFGPLKTVIEPAFREMLISGRLKSDVRGQVTCIIADGILGFTIDVAEELKIPSICFRTVSACCVWIYFCLPKLVENNDFPFTDEELDRIVTSVPEMEGFLRCRDLPSFCRTKELDDPALEFVKTETFNSTRSTAQILNTFDDIEAPIISQLRSYWPNLYTIGPLHALLKTVRGDSSSAKVSSNGLWKEDRSCMCWLDLQPLKSVVYVSFGSLTTVSREQWLEFWYGLVNSGRRFLWVRRPDSFVQQNEEDCQIPVELTEGTRQRGYMVEWAPQEEVLLHPAVGGFLTHSGWNSTLESMVAGVPMICWPHFADQPINSRYVSEVWKIGMDMKDTCSRTIVEKLVRDMMDDRKEELMATTGNVSEQARRSISEGGSSYRNFEALLEFLRTTLNVGS